The DNA window ATTTGCTTTTTAAAGTAATAGATAGCTTAAAAAAATATTGAACATATTATATGGTTTAAATGGAGTATAACAATATTTTGTTTTTATTTACCTTGCGACGGCAAGTGTTAGTGAGGTATTTTGCTGCTGAAAAGAATTTTATTCATGAATGTGGGGTGGTGATTCTTAAATATCACTTGAACTTTGCAAAGCAGATTACCACGTCACCTGTTTTCTTGCTCATATCGAGGAAGCGGTAATATAAATTTATACTTGCTATCTTTATATCATAATATTTGAATAACTAATAAAGTTGCACTTAATTATTATAAAACTGTCACCTACTCGTGTTATACAAGCAATTTTAATACAGGATAGGCTCTATAAAAGGGGCGAAATGTCTGATTCGGGAACATAGTATACACTTTGATTACACATTTTACAATAATATGTTCTGAAAAGATCAAGAACTACTATTCTTACTAGCTCCATTATTTGAGGCTAACCCCATCACTTCCCTATATAAATTATCCGAAGGGTCTCTATAAGATAATTATTTTTCATATTTTTTCCCATAGGGATCCTTCGGATATTAGTTGGCAATATCTTACTATTATGGACTCTTCCTTTATCATATACATCAATACTTATCCGAGGAGAGACCTCTCGTTTAATTCTCTTCTATCAATCTCTCATCTGTTATCCTATTAATCTTTCTTTTCTCCCTCAATTACATTAACTTTACCAAATGTATACCTTGTGAATGAGCTGTACTGAAAGGATCGGAAAATTCTATTGGATTTAACCTATAAAATTTTAAATTTCCAAAAGAATGGCTGGATAGGAAAGAGTAATAATACATCGGAGGTTATCATGATTTCCCGGTGGTTTAATGGGGTTAAGAATTTAACCTCTATAGGGGTTTTTATAATTCTTTTTGCAGCAATCAGTTTTTGCCTTCCCCAGGAAGCTGAAAACGACGAGTGTTTGAGGATATTTGAAGGTCACAACTTCTGGGTGGAATCTGTGGTCTTTTCTCCGGATGGGAGGTATATAGTTTCTGGCTCGAGGGATAAGACGATAAAGCTCTGGTCTGTAGGGACTGGTGAGTGTTTGAGGACGTTTGAGGGGCACAAAGACGTTGTGTTATCTGTAGCTTTTTCTCCGGATGGGAAGTATATAGTTTCTGGCTCGGGGGATAAGACGATAAAGCTCTGGTCTGTAGGGACTGGTGAGTGTTTGAGGACGTTTGAGGGGCACAAATTCGTTGTGTACTCTATAGTCATTTCTCCGGATGGGAAGTGTATAGCTTCTGGCTCGTGGGATAACACGATAAAGCTCTGGTCTGTAGGGACTGGTGAGTGTTTGAGGACATTTGAGGGGCACAAAAACTGGGTGTACTCTGTAACCTTTTCTCCGGATGGGAAGTGTATAGCTTCTGGCTCGTGGGATAACACGATAAAGCTCTGGTCTGTAGGGACTGGTGAGTGTTTGAGGACATTTGAGGGGCACAAAAACTGGGTGTACTCTGTAACCTTTTCTCCGGATGGGAAGTATATAGCTTCTGGCTCGTGGGATAAAACGATAAAGCTCTGGTCTGTATGGACTGGTGAGTGTTTGAGGACGTTTGAGGGGCACAAAGACGTTGTGTTATCTGTAGCTTTTTCTCCGGATGGGAAGTATATAGTTTCTGGCTCGGGGGATAAGACGATAAAGCTCTGGTCTGTATGGACTGGTGAGTGTTTGAGGACGTTTGAGGGGC is part of the Candidatus Neomarinimicrobiota bacterium genome and encodes:
- a CDS encoding WD40 repeat domain-containing protein, giving the protein MISRWFNGVKNLTSIGVFIILFAAISFCLPQEAENDECLRIFEGHNFWVESVVFSPDGRYIVSGSRDKTIKLWSVGTGECLRTFEGHKDVVLSVAFSPDGKYIVSGSGDKTIKLWSVGTGECLRTFEGHKFVVYSIVISPDGKCIASGSWDNTIKLWSVGTGECLRTFEGHKNWVYSVTFSPDGKCIASGSWDNTIKLWSVGTGECLRTFEGHKNWVYSVTFSPDGKYIASGSWDKTIKLWSVWTGECLRTFEGHKDVVLSVAFSPDGKYIVSGSGDKTIKLWSVWTGECLRTFEGHKDGVLSVAFSPDREYIVSGSRDNTIKLWAFPYYEMKVKELLTYRERTIRKLEEEKQEKIDSLYRKGEFET